Proteins encoded by one window of Martelella endophytica:
- a CDS encoding sensor histidine kinase, translating to MTRIGHLVRRPTPLEIRLLVILFSLLFLGSLAAWQMLHFFDSRLRARSAEVAALGTLEEARLWLDSFIDGYAADLAGLSKSYTLISFDASSEASARLTHDFVAWASSRRELAQLRLLDATGQERIRVDQNDSAISIVQNDQLQDKSDRYYFQETIGLPPNGVYLSPFDLNVERGVVEEPWRPMIRLARPVRFSGDIAGGVLVINLDASEVIAKLRQIANRPFETLQLLNNEGYWLAGAPKEDLWGFMFDNGRSLQKLRPEVWEQVSSAPSGSFSADGRHFVFQQFSPIARLLERLHPAVGVSGDRSWYLIVEYADVPPLWRVENIPRFLLLALLCAAAAVLGTRLISARKDAERRAERAEHQLLRTERMAHLGSLVAGVAHELNTPLGNALTISTTLDAHAGELRRAVEDGKIGRAHLERLLAEISDGARMVVSALSRSTEIIRNFKQIAVDQTSDRRRRFDLNAYLGDTVRLIETQFRSRPVRLVLGKLHPVRVNGYPGPLGQVIANLVSNAMMHGFDEGESGTVTISTHAASKNNGAIVVSDDGKGMTDAVRQRIFDPFFTTRLNAGGSGLGMSIVHSIVVDILGGTIEVESRSGHGTTVTVTIPLSAPATGSGELHEPPG from the coding sequence ATGACAAGAATCGGACATCTCGTCCGACGCCCGACGCCGCTCGAAATCCGCCTCCTCGTCATCCTGTTTTCTCTTCTGTTCCTGGGCTCGCTGGCAGCCTGGCAGATGCTGCATTTCTTCGACAGCCGACTGCGCGCCCGCAGCGCCGAGGTCGCCGCGCTCGGAACGCTCGAAGAGGCGCGGCTGTGGCTCGACAGCTTCATCGACGGTTATGCCGCCGACCTCGCCGGGCTCTCGAAAAGCTACACACTGATTTCGTTCGACGCGAGCTCCGAGGCCAGCGCAAGGCTGACCCATGATTTCGTCGCCTGGGCCTCCAGCCGCAGGGAACTGGCGCAGTTGCGTCTGCTGGACGCGACCGGTCAGGAACGCATCAGGGTTGATCAGAATGACAGCGCAATCTCGATTGTTCAGAACGACCAGTTGCAGGACAAGTCCGACCGCTATTATTTCCAGGAAACGATCGGCCTGCCACCGAATGGCGTCTATCTCTCCCCCTTCGACCTCAATGTCGAACGGGGCGTGGTGGAAGAGCCGTGGCGCCCGATGATCCGCCTGGCCCGGCCGGTCCGTTTTAGCGGCGATATTGCCGGCGGCGTGCTCGTGATCAATCTCGATGCGAGCGAGGTCATCGCGAAACTGAGACAGATCGCCAACAGGCCGTTCGAGACGCTGCAGCTTCTCAACAACGAGGGATATTGGCTTGCCGGAGCGCCGAAGGAAGATCTCTGGGGCTTCATGTTCGACAATGGTCGCAGCCTCCAAAAACTGAGACCGGAGGTCTGGGAGCAGGTGTCCTCTGCACCGTCCGGCTCCTTCAGCGCAGACGGCCGCCATTTCGTTTTCCAGCAATTCTCGCCGATCGCCCGGCTTCTCGAAAGGCTCCATCCCGCAGTCGGCGTTTCCGGCGACCGTTCCTGGTACCTCATTGTCGAATATGCGGACGTCCCGCCACTCTGGCGGGTCGAAAACATTCCTCGCTTCCTTCTCCTTGCCCTCCTCTGCGCAGCGGCCGCAGTCCTTGGCACCCGGCTCATCAGCGCCCGGAAGGATGCCGAACGCCGTGCTGAACGCGCCGAGCACCAACTCCTGCGCACCGAGCGCATGGCCCACCTCGGCAGCCTCGTCGCTGGCGTCGCCCACGAGCTCAACACGCCCCTCGGCAATGCGCTGACGATATCGACGACGCTCGACGCCCACGCCGGCGAACTGCGCCGCGCGGTCGAAGACGGAAAGATCGGACGGGCGCATCTCGAAAGGCTGCTGGCTGAGATTTCCGATGGTGCGCGGATGGTCGTCAGCGCCCTGTCCCGGTCTACGGAGATCATCCGCAACTTCAAGCAGATCGCGGTCGACCAGACGAGCGACCGCCGCCGCCGTTTCGATCTCAACGCCTATCTAGGCGACACGGTGCGGCTGATCGAAACGCAGTTCAGGAGCCGACCGGTCCGGCTCGTGCTGGGAAAACTGCACCCGGTAAGGGTCAACGGCTATCCGGGACCGCTTGGACAGGTGATCGCCAACCTCGTTTCCAACGCGATGATGCACGGTTTCGACGAAGGTGAAAGCGGCACAGTCACCATCAGCACGCATGCAGCAAGCAAAAACAACGGAGCCATCGTCGTCAGCGATGACGGCAAGGGCATGACGGACGCGGTCAGGCAGAGGATCTTCGACCCGTTCTTCACCACGAGGCTCAACGCCGGCGGCAGCGGGCTTGGCATGAGCATCGTCCACAGCATCGTCGTCGACATCTTGGGCGGCACAATCGAGGTTGAAAGCAGGAGCGGCCATGGCACGACCGTGACGGTGACAATCCCGCTTTCAGCGCCCGCAACCGGATCTGGAGAACTTCATGAACCACCAGGATAA